In Nitrosophilus alvini, the following are encoded in one genomic region:
- the feoB gene encoding ferrous iron transport protein B codes for MRKIKVAMVGQPNVGKSSIINSISGARLHVGNFAGVTVEKKEVFIKKDQYDIDIVDLPGIYSLNAYTPEEHVTKNYLMNEEYDLLINVVDANTLQRNLIFTLQLLDMRKKTILVVNMIDEIESRGGSVDAEKLSKLLGIPVILTSAKEQRGVDEIVDKIIEVYNTSRFKPKVYYDEKIEEEIEKLSHILLKSPHFNDKDLARFYIIRLLEKDEDVYKIIHDLPIFIEFHEALGESYKKLKIEFDEESVADVLAYERNALAKSIVMQVLKSVSKESITDKIDKFLIHPVLGLPIFLFFMWGLFQVTFEVGSIPMEYIDEAFTNFAFWLKGILPQGALNSVITDGIIPAVSAVIMFLPNILILFLGINLLEQTGYMARAAFLLDGFLKKFGLQGKAFIPLVSGFGCTVPAYMAARTLKNPKDRLITMLVLGFMNCNARLPVYVLLIAAFFPTQNAGNVLFAIYIGGAILGLIVAKILRMVLFKGEPEPFVMEMPPYRFPSVKSLAMELWIKTKLFLKKAGTFIAGAAMIIWFLSSYPVNETIVNQYEEKIEHAGTEEQKVQLQNELAAKLLENSYLGQIGKAIEPVFEPIGFDWRMSVATISGLAAKEVVVSTLATLYAVGEADETSSTLISKLRENIDIKTAVALIVIIMIYSPCVAAMSTFYAEVPQWAWRSFYTIYPNVLAWLMAFAVYNILKAAGL; via the coding sequence ATGCGAAAGATAAAAGTAGCTATGGTGGGTCAGCCCAATGTGGGTAAATCGTCTATCATAAATTCTATAAGCGGTGCAAGGCTTCATGTTGGAAATTTTGCAGGCGTTACAGTAGAAAAAAAAGAGGTTTTCATAAAAAAAGATCAATATGATATAGATATTGTCGATTTACCTGGGATCTACTCTTTGAATGCCTATACTCCCGAGGAACATGTAACGAAAAACTATCTGATGAATGAAGAGTATGATCTGTTGATAAATGTAGTTGATGCAAATACTCTGCAAAGAAATCTGATTTTTACTCTTCAACTTCTGGATATGCGCAAAAAGACTATACTCGTCGTCAATATGATCGACGAAATTGAAAGCAGAGGCGGAAGTGTTGATGCAGAGAAGCTTTCGAAGCTTTTGGGTATTCCTGTGATTCTAACTTCTGCAAAAGAGCAACGAGGGGTTGATGAAATAGTAGACAAAATCATTGAAGTTTACAATACATCTAGATTCAAACCGAAAGTATACTATGATGAGAAAATCGAGGAAGAGATTGAAAAACTTTCACATATTCTTTTAAAATCTCCTCACTTCAATGACAAAGATTTAGCCAGATTTTATATCATAAGGCTTTTGGAGAAAGATGAAGATGTTTACAAAATAATTCACGACCTTCCGATTTTCATAGAGTTTCATGAAGCGTTAGGAGAGAGTTACAAAAAACTTAAAATCGAATTTGATGAAGAGAGTGTTGCGGATGTACTTGCGTATGAGAGAAACGCACTTGCAAAGAGTATCGTTATGCAGGTACTTAAAAGTGTCTCTAAAGAGAGCATTACCGACAAGATAGATAAATTTCTCATCCATCCGGTTTTGGGACTGCCGATATTTCTTTTTTTTATGTGGGGACTATTTCAGGTAACTTTCGAAGTGGGTTCGATTCCTATGGAATATATAGACGAGGCGTTTACCAATTTTGCTTTCTGGCTTAAAGGTATATTGCCCCAGGGAGCTCTAAATTCCGTCATTACGGATGGGATAATACCTGCAGTAAGTGCGGTTATTATGTTTTTGCCCAATATTCTTATACTTTTTTTGGGTATAAATCTACTTGAACAAACAGGTTATATGGCAAGAGCAGCGTTTTTGCTTGACGGTTTTTTGAAAAAGTTCGGATTGCAAGGAAAAGCGTTTATTCCTCTTGTTAGTGGCTTTGGATGTACCGTTCCCGCATATATGGCGGCAAGGACGCTCAAAAATCCTAAAGACAGACTCATAACGATGCTTGTTCTCGGATTTATGAACTGTAATGCGAGACTTCCTGTCTATGTACTGCTGATTGCGGCTTTTTTCCCTACTCAAAATGCCGGAAACGTACTTTTTGCAATATATATAGGGGGAGCGATATTGGGCCTTATAGTTGCCAAAATACTAAGAATGGTACTTTTCAAGGGAGAACCTGAACCGTTTGTTATGGAGATGCCGCCGTATAGATTTCCCTCTGTAAAGTCTCTGGCTATGGAGTTATGGATCAAAACCAAACTATTTTTGAAAAAAGCAGGTACTTTTATAGCCGGTGCAGCTATGATAATCTGGTTTTTGAGCTCTTATCCTGTAAATGAAACTATAGTAAATCAATATGAAGAAAAAATTGAACATGCCGGTACTGAAGAACAAAAAGTTCAGTTACAAAATGAACTTGCAGCAAAGCTTCTGGAAAACAGCTATTTGGGCCAAATCGGAAAAGCCATAGAGCCTGTTTTCGAACCTATCGGATTTGATTGGAGAATGTCGGTTGCCACTATAAGCGGACTAGCTGCAAAAGAGGTAGTTGTATCCACTCTTGCGACTCTGTACGCCGTAGGCGAAGCGGATGAGACAAGTTCTACACTCATCTCAAAGCTTAGAGAAAATATCGATATTAAAACGGCGGTTGCACTTATAGTCATCATAATGATCTATTCGCCGTGTGTAGCGGCTATGAGTACGTTTTATGCGGAAGTACCGCAATGGGCGTGGAGAAGTTTTTATACGATATATCCAAATGTCCTTGCATGGCTCATGGCGTTTGCGGTATATAACATTTTAAAAGCGGCAGGGTTGTAA
- the trmA gene encoding tRNA (uridine(54)-C5)-methyltransferase TrmA, whose product MECKYFGLCGSCKIYDKGYEGQLEEKVKKYTELFKPLYDKKIDIFRSPESHFRNRAEFRIYKDGERLFYAMTGFDKRPVPIESCQIVNKRIYDAMPLIRDFIENSKVLKERLFAAEFLSTLSDDLLVTLIYHKKLDDEWTKEAEKLRTLASVSLIGRSRKQKIVLGNEYVTERFEIFGKEFVYRQYENAFTQPNGYVNIKMIEWVVENIKDIGNDLLELYCGAGNFTLPMSKYFEKVLATEISKTSIKAARENCYLNGIENITFVRMSSEEISEAFEGKREFRRLKDIKLSEFDIKTVFVDPPRAGLDEVTRELVKNFENIVYISCNPETLRRDLDILSKSHEIRRFAFFDQFPYTPHLECGVFMKRKD is encoded by the coding sequence ATGGAGTGTAAATATTTCGGATTATGCGGAAGCTGCAAAATATATGACAAGGGTTATGAAGGGCAGCTTGAAGAAAAAGTGAAAAAATATACAGAGCTTTTCAAACCTTTATATGATAAAAAAATTGATATTTTCAGATCGCCCGAGTCACATTTCAGAAATCGTGCGGAATTCAGGATCTATAAAGATGGCGAAAGACTCTTTTACGCCATGACTGGATTTGACAAAAGGCCGGTTCCTATAGAGTCCTGTCAGATCGTAAACAAAAGGATTTACGATGCTATGCCATTGATCAGGGATTTTATAGAAAACTCAAAAGTTTTAAAAGAGAGACTTTTTGCAGCGGAGTTTTTATCCACTCTCTCAGATGATCTGCTTGTTACGCTCATATATCATAAAAAACTTGATGATGAGTGGACTAAAGAAGCTGAGAAACTAAGAACACTTGCATCTGTAAGCCTTATCGGAAGAAGTAGAAAACAAAAAATCGTTTTGGGAAATGAGTATGTAACCGAGAGATTTGAAATATTTGGAAAAGAGTTTGTATACAGACAGTATGAGAACGCTTTTACACAGCCAAACGGATATGTAAATATAAAGATGATAGAGTGGGTTGTGGAAAATATAAAAGATATAGGGAATGATCTTTTGGAACTCTATTGCGGAGCAGGGAACTTTACATTACCGATGTCGAAGTATTTTGAAAAAGTTCTTGCTACGGAAATTTCCAAAACCTCAATAAAAGCCGCACGCGAAAACTGTTATCTAAACGGCATAGAAAACATAACGTTTGTAAGAATGAGCAGTGAAGAGATAAGTGAAGCTTTTGAAGGAAAGAGAGAGTTCAGGCGTCTTAAAGATATAAAGCTTTCAGAATTTGACATAAAAACGGTATTTGTAGATCCTCCAAGAGCAGGACTTGATGAAGTTACGAGAGAGCTTGTGAAAAATTTTGAAAATATCGTCTATATTTCATGCAATCCAGAAACTTTGAGAAGAGATTTGGATATTTTGTCAAAAAGTCATGAAATAAGAAGATTTGCATTTTTTGACCAGTTTCCGTACACTCCTCATCTTGAGTGCGGAGTATTTATGAAAAGAAAAGACTAA
- the coaBC gene encoding bifunctional phosphopantothenoylcysteine decarboxylase/phosphopantothenate--cysteine ligase CoaBC, whose protein sequence is MPKILEDKKILVGVTGSISVYKSLELIRLFVKAGAEVKTILSPSAQKFVSALTFETLCGNRVLNEENEDWTNRNNHIHVAEDYDILVIAPATANTINKLSNGIADNLLLQTALAFDKPKIIAPAANTKMIKNPITEASIKMLKLNGYEFVNPVTKELACKIVGEGALAEPIDIFWAAARELLKDEFWEYRRVVVTGGGTIEKIDEVRYISNFSSGKQAAALATALYLKGADVCLITTKEHHNIPPVHIIEVESAKELKKYLEESLKTAKKGVLTKATLLDDSQIKLIQKTPYLFMAAAVSDYRPKFPQQGKLKKETLGEEWDLKLIKNEDILKSIDKTGICTIGFKAETDKESAFENARKMLFEKELDAVCLNILKSSEDFGSDTNEIIFITETKETKIPRGDKLSVSLQITELSKEVEEK, encoded by the coding sequence ATGCCAAAAATTCTGGAAGACAAAAAGATACTTGTAGGTGTAACCGGGAGTATTTCGGTTTACAAATCACTCGAGCTTATAAGACTTTTCGTAAAAGCCGGAGCCGAAGTAAAGACTATACTTTCGCCCTCTGCACAAAAATTCGTATCAGCCCTTACATTTGAAACTCTGTGCGGTAACAGAGTACTCAATGAAGAGAATGAGGACTGGACAAACAGAAACAACCATATTCATGTGGCGGAAGACTATGACATATTGGTTATTGCCCCGGCCACGGCAAACACTATCAACAAACTCTCAAACGGCATAGCGGACAACCTTCTTCTGCAAACCGCACTGGCGTTTGACAAACCAAAAATCATAGCCCCGGCCGCAAATACTAAAATGATAAAAAACCCCATCACCGAAGCATCCATAAAAATGCTTAAACTAAACGGTTACGAGTTTGTAAACCCTGTAACAAAAGAGCTGGCATGCAAAATCGTAGGAGAAGGAGCTCTGGCAGAACCTATCGATATCTTCTGGGCGGCAGCGAGAGAACTTCTAAAAGATGAGTTCTGGGAATACAGACGGGTTGTAGTTACAGGAGGAGGTACTATCGAAAAGATAGACGAAGTAAGATATATAAGCAACTTCTCGAGCGGAAAACAGGCTGCAGCGCTCGCAACGGCACTCTACCTCAAAGGAGCCGATGTCTGCTTGATAACCACAAAAGAGCATCACAACATCCCTCCGGTACATATCATAGAAGTAGAAAGTGCAAAAGAGTTGAAAAAGTATCTTGAAGAGTCTTTAAAAACAGCAAAAAAAGGAGTGCTTACAAAAGCTACACTGCTTGATGACTCACAGATAAAACTGATACAAAAAACACCTTATCTCTTTATGGCTGCCGCCGTTAGTGACTACAGACCAAAATTTCCTCAGCAGGGCAAACTCAAAAAAGAGACGCTTGGGGAGGAATGGGACCTTAAACTTATTAAAAATGAAGATATATTGAAAAGTATAGATAAAACAGGTATTTGTACTATAGGATTTAAAGCTGAAACCGATAAAGAGAGTGCATTTGAGAATGCCAGAAAGATGCTTTTCGAAAAAGAGCTTGACGCGGTCTGCCTGAATATTCTCAAAAGTTCCGAAGATTTTGGAAGCGATACGAATGAAATCATTTTCATCACTGAAACAAAAGAGACAAAAATCCCCCGCGGTGACAAACTTTCCGTCTCTTTGCAGATAACCGAACTCTCTAAAGAGGTCGAAGAGAAGTGA
- the glmU gene encoding bifunctional UDP-N-acetylglucosamine diphosphorylase/glucosamine-1-phosphate N-acetyltransferase GlmU — protein MNVSIAILAAGKGTRMKSPLPKVLHKISGKPMIYHIIKEAKKITDDITLILYHEAEKVRESIEKYFENINFVIQDLENYPGTGGALRDIEFRHNRILVLNGDMPLITKEEMEKFFETDADIVMSVIKLQNPSGYGRVVIRDGEVEKIVEEKDANKDTKRIKEVNAGVYLFKKDILKKFLPKISNDNAQKEYYLTDIISLAKDEGYSIKPLFVKEEDFKGVNSKADLSHAEEIMQERIKTRWMKEGVIMHLPKTIFIEEGVKFEGECEIESGVVIKGDTHICKSIVFANSVIEDSKIKYSTIGPMARIRPGSDIEDSHIGNFVEVKKSVLKGVKAGHLSYLGDSEIDEGSNIGAGTITCNYDGKAKYKTIIGKNVFVGSDTQLIAPVKIEDDVIIAAGSTVTKDVKKGSLAISRTPLKTVENFFYKFFGKGK, from the coding sequence ATGAACGTTTCGATAGCGATTCTGGCAGCAGGAAAGGGAACCAGGATGAAATCTCCGCTCCCGAAAGTGCTGCACAAAATCAGCGGCAAACCGATGATATATCATATTATCAAAGAAGCAAAAAAGATAACAGACGACATAACCCTCATCCTTTATCATGAAGCCGAAAAAGTAAGAGAGAGTATAGAGAAATATTTTGAAAACATCAATTTTGTCATACAAGACCTGGAAAACTATCCGGGAACAGGAGGAGCTCTAAGAGACATAGAGTTCCGACATAATCGTATCCTCGTTCTCAACGGCGATATGCCTCTTATAACAAAAGAGGAGATGGAAAAGTTCTTTGAAACCGATGCAGATATAGTAATGAGTGTGATAAAGCTTCAAAATCCTTCAGGATACGGAAGAGTCGTTATAAGGGACGGCGAAGTCGAAAAAATCGTTGAAGAGAAAGATGCCAATAAAGATACAAAAAGGATAAAAGAGGTAAACGCGGGAGTATATCTTTTTAAAAAGGATATTTTAAAAAAATTTCTGCCAAAAATCTCCAATGACAATGCCCAGAAAGAGTACTATCTAACAGACATCATTTCACTTGCAAAAGATGAAGGGTACTCTATCAAACCTCTCTTTGTGAAAGAGGAGGATTTCAAAGGGGTAAATTCCAAAGCAGACCTCTCCCATGCCGAAGAGATAATGCAGGAGAGGATAAAAACCCGCTGGATGAAAGAAGGCGTAATTATGCACCTTCCCAAAACCATTTTCATCGAAGAGGGAGTAAAATTTGAAGGAGAGTGTGAAATAGAGAGCGGTGTGGTAATAAAAGGAGACACTCACATCTGCAAAAGCATCGTTTTTGCAAATTCGGTCATAGAAGATTCCAAAATCAAATACTCAACTATAGGTCCGATGGCCCGTATCAGACCGGGAAGTGACATAGAAGATTCACACATAGGAAATTTTGTCGAAGTAAAAAAATCGGTCCTCAAAGGCGTTAAAGCAGGGCATCTAAGCTATCTTGGAGACAGCGAAATAGATGAAGGTTCAAACATAGGAGCAGGAACGATAACGTGCAACTACGACGGAAAAGCAAAATACAAAACTATCATCGGCAAAAATGTTTTTGTGGGCAGTGATACACAGCTGATTGCACCGGTAAAGATAGAAGATGACGTTATCATAGCGGCAGGGTCGACTGTAACAAAAGATGTCAAAAAAGGCTCTCTAGCTATAAGCAGGACACCCTTGAAAACAGTAGAAAACTTTTTTTACAAATTTTTCGGCAAAGGGAAGTAG
- the uppS gene encoding polyprenyl diphosphate synthase: MDGNGRWAKKRGLPRIKGHEQGAETVREITTFCANHPEIKVLTLYAFSTENWKRPKPEVEFLTRLLERYLKNELPVYMKEGVRFETIGDLKPFGEKLKKRINETKEATKNNKKLIQVLALNYGGRDEIVRAANKACQRGVELKESNFDDFLDVPGLGDVDILVRTGGEMRLSNFLLWRSAYAELFFTNTLWPDFSPKEMEEIIYEFYKRERRFGGI; the protein is encoded by the coding sequence ATGGATGGAAATGGAAGATGGGCAAAAAAAAGAGGACTTCCCAGAATAAAAGGACATGAACAGGGTGCAGAAACGGTCAGAGAGATAACAACTTTTTGCGCAAACCACCCGGAAATAAAAGTTTTGACACTGTACGCATTCAGTACCGAAAATTGGAAAAGACCCAAACCTGAAGTGGAGTTTTTGACAAGGCTGCTTGAGAGATATCTCAAAAACGAGCTTCCGGTGTATATGAAAGAAGGTGTCAGATTTGAAACGATAGGAGATTTGAAGCCTTTTGGAGAAAAACTTAAAAAAAGAATCAATGAGACAAAAGAGGCTACCAAAAACAATAAAAAACTGATTCAGGTTCTGGCACTCAATTACGGTGGTCGAGATGAAATAGTAAGAGCCGCAAACAAAGCCTGCCAAAGAGGAGTTGAACTGAAAGAGTCAAATTTTGACGATTTTTTGGATGTTCCTGGGCTAGGAGACGTAGATATACTTGTGAGAACCGGTGGCGAAATGAGGCTTTCGAATTTTCTTTTATGGCGTTCTGCCTATGCGGAACTCTTCTTTACAAACACACTCTGGCCCGATTTTTCGCCAAAGGAGATGGAAGAGATCATATATGAGTTTTACAAAAGGGAGAGACGCTTTGGCGGAATATAG
- a CDS encoding FeoA family protein has protein sequence MSEMKIGESAVIKKITALEPVKSRLIAMGIAKGNVIKLLDHTLKKQTWEVEVDNTRVALRREEADSILLEDK, from the coding sequence GTGTCTGAAATGAAAATAGGAGAAAGTGCTGTTATAAAAAAAATTACTGCTTTAGAACCTGTAAAAAGTAGATTAATAGCTATGGGAATTGCAAAAGGCAATGTGATAAAACTTCTTGATCATACATTAAAAAAACAGACTTGGGAAGTAGAGGTTGACAATACGCGAGTAGCTTTGAGGCGTGAGGAAGCTGACTCCATATTATTAGAGGATAAATGA
- a CDS encoding diguanylate cyclase, with translation MITYNRRRVESEIKELFKNRFAILIILIIAIFFFIYTFIYGIKKQEVERILSKELRSEKEKITLQINTLYASTRMLYELMLDKEIKKILSKAETDPVIARTLLYKKLLKNYKILKKYGLRQLHFHTPDGRSFLRFHKPQKYGDNLYDFRYSVNYVMKNKKPVYGFEIGRYHGGFRNIFPIFSESKKYLGNMEISFSFEIIRKNLEKPLNYYFMILDKNIVMQTVPKSEFYHYRICYLNPNFLIEETNSEKCKIIKKLGLRLENPDYLEKAIYKEKNGKDYIISFIPIESISGAKNGYIVNIKLDNKEIIKNEENFKRTTYLLILLTTITILVLFIVKKLLNVRSQAHIDELTQTFNRRGCQNEIKKFINSGKNSLILFDIDNFKTINDRFGHQTGDEVLKKIAEIVKRYIRKDDILCRFGGEEFLVFLPETSFEDSVVIAEKLRSVIENSHFGKAGKVTASFGISAQKNKESLEKLFMVADKKLYEAKKAGKNRVVY, from the coding sequence ATGATTACTTATAACAGAAGAAGAGTCGAAAGTGAAATAAAAGAGCTCTTCAAAAACAGATTCGCCATACTTATTATTCTGATAATTGCTATATTTTTTTTCATATACACTTTTATATACGGTATAAAAAAACAGGAAGTTGAACGTATTCTTTCAAAAGAACTGAGAAGCGAAAAAGAGAAAATCACACTTCAGATAAATACTCTGTATGCCAGTACACGAATGCTTTATGAGCTTATGCTGGACAAAGAAATAAAAAAAATACTTTCAAAAGCTGAAACGGATCCGGTAATCGCAAGAACTCTTCTATATAAAAAATTGTTGAAAAATTACAAAATTTTAAAAAAATACGGTTTAAGACAACTCCATTTTCATACTCCGGACGGCAGATCTTTTTTGAGATTTCACAAACCTCAAAAATATGGAGACAATCTTTATGATTTCAGATATTCTGTCAATTATGTAATGAAAAATAAAAAGCCTGTTTATGGATTTGAGATAGGAAGATATCATGGCGGATTTAGGAATATTTTTCCTATATTCTCGGAATCAAAAAAATATCTCGGAAATATGGAAATATCTTTTTCCTTTGAAATAATAAGAAAAAATCTGGAAAAACCGCTCAATTACTATTTTATGATACTGGATAAAAACATTGTAATGCAAACGGTGCCAAAAAGCGAATTTTATCACTACAGAATATGCTACCTCAATCCCAATTTTCTGATAGAAGAGACAAACAGCGAAAAATGCAAAATTATAAAAAAACTGGGGCTTAGACTGGAAAATCCGGATTATTTGGAAAAGGCCATCTATAAAGAAAAAAACGGCAAAGACTATATTATCTCATTTATACCTATCGAATCGATAAGCGGTGCAAAAAACGGCTATATAGTAAATATAAAACTTGACAATAAAGAAATTATCAAAAATGAAGAAAATTTCAAAAGAACAACTTATCTGCTTATTCTTCTGACAACCATTACAATCCTGGTGCTTTTTATAGTAAAGAAACTTTTAAACGTACGCTCACAGGCACATATTGACGAATTGACACAGACTTTTAACAGAAGAGGCTGCCAAAATGAAATAAAAAAATTCATAAACAGCGGTAAAAACAGTCTGATACTCTTTGACATAGACAACTTTAAAACAATCAATGACAGATTTGGCCATCAAACAGGTGATGAAGTATTGAAAAAAATAGCTGAAATCGTCAAAAGATATATTCGTAAAGATGACATACTATGCAGATTCGGAGGAGAAGAGTTTCTTGTTTTTCTCCCCGAAACCTCTTTTGAAGACAGTGTTGTCATAGCTGAAAAACTTAGAAGCGTTATAGAAAACAGCCATTTTGGAAAAGCGGGCAAAGTAACTGCCAGCTTTGGCATATCTGCTCAAAAAAATAAAGAGAGCCTGGAAAAACTCTTTATGGTTGCAGATAAAAAACTGTATGAAGCAAAAAAGGCGGGGAAAAACAGAGTTGTTTACTAA
- a CDS encoding rhodanese-like domain-containing protein, producing MRFFIAFAMFISLLFAEENVYYEDDITPKEAYFMQQNGAILIDVRTPAEFLYGGHAPGSINIPIFFYHIKPKDIKYRIKFSQMELKKNSVFDAHKMYDINPVENENFAQNVKAVVKKYPGKALLIICRSGQRSAYAANLLAKKGYDEVYNVSEGFTFGWKKAGLPWGAE from the coding sequence ATGAGATTTTTTATTGCTTTTGCAATGTTTATATCTCTTTTGTTTGCAGAAGAGAATGTCTATTATGAGGATGATATAACTCCTAAAGAGGCATATTTCATGCAGCAAAACGGAGCAATCCTCATTGATGTCAGGACTCCTGCCGAATTTCTTTACGGCGGGCATGCCCCTGGCAGCATAAATATACCGATTTTTTTCTACCACATCAAACCAAAAGATATAAAATACAGAATAAAATTTTCTCAAATGGAATTAAAGAAAAACAGCGTTTTTGATGCACATAAAATGTATGACATAAATCCTGTTGAAAATGAAAATTTTGCCCAAAATGTTAAAGCTGTAGTAAAAAAATATCCTGGTAAAGCTCTTTTGATTATTTGCAGAAGCGGACAAAGAAGCGCATATGCTGCAAATCTTCTTGCAAAAAAGGGCTACGACGAAGTCTATAACGTATCGGAAGGATTTACCTTCGGGTGGAAAAAAGCCGGACTTCCTTGGGGAGCCGAGTAA
- a CDS encoding CoA-binding protein has translation MECEIPSINADKKTIKKIFEDVETIAVVGLSPNPLKDSHRVAKYLQEQGYKIIPVYPKGGEILGEKVYRSLEEIPERIDMIDIFRKSEAVTAIVESAIKRGDVKVVWMQKEIVNNEAAAKAKNAGIEAVQNMCAMIEHKILFA, from the coding sequence ATGGAATGTGAAATTCCGAGTATAAATGCAGATAAAAAAACTATCAAAAAGATATTTGAAGATGTTGAAACTATTGCTGTTGTAGGATTGTCCCCAAATCCTCTAAAAGATAGCCACAGAGTTGCGAAATACCTGCAGGAGCAAGGATATAAAATAATTCCCGTATATCCAAAAGGCGGTGAGATTTTGGGAGAAAAAGTTTACCGATCTCTTGAAGAGATTCCAGAGCGTATCGATATGATAGATATTTTCCGAAAATCCGAAGCCGTTACGGCAATAGTGGAAAGCGCAATCAAAAGAGGTGATGTAAAAGTTGTCTGGATGCAAAAAGAGATAGTGAACAATGAAGCTGCCGCAAAAGCTAAAAATGCCGGTATAGAAGCCGTGCAGAATATGTGTGCCATGATAGAACATAAAATTCTTTTTGCCTGA
- a CDS encoding OprD family outer membrane porin: protein MKKGFYIFFCLVSMLWSDVLSFGEFESVRKKLSEVDLMQHLNGEIRAGYINFDAKNEIDSKAFALGGHLHIKTFALNGLQAGAAFYTVQDFGLNEKNKNGDFFDSNKKSFAMLGEAYIQYTLKNTFLKVGRQIIDTPHADSDDIRMVPNLFEGALLKNSSFENFDIFMIYIDKMAGWENGTDAKRFVKISDVLGVEKGNTAISILGAEYSGLYYLPMQIWFYNIDNVANIVYMEATYNKMIAYDTDISISMQLDRALSTGERLAGEIDTKTVGAAAEISFESIGLRLGIAYNREFGSSSSMFSFGGGPFFTSMEDQTIDAVADENAEAYTFGGEYEVYDNISVGFYRGEFKAGDNSVYHTAETDAYIVANLTENIEIESAFAAVDDKTQSDTDYNQFRMLVKYRF from the coding sequence GTGAAAAAAGGTTTTTACATATTTTTCTGTTTAGTTTCGATGCTTTGGTCTGACGTGCTCTCTTTCGGAGAGTTTGAAAGCGTCAGAAAAAAGCTCTCTGAAGTTGATTTAATGCAGCATCTAAACGGCGAGATAAGAGCCGGATACATAAACTTTGATGCAAAAAATGAAATAGATTCAAAAGCTTTCGCTTTGGGCGGGCATCTGCATATAAAAACTTTTGCTTTGAACGGTTTACAGGCAGGTGCTGCATTTTATACCGTTCAGGATTTCGGTTTAAATGAGAAAAACAAAAACGGAGATTTCTTCGATTCGAACAAGAAATCTTTCGCGATGTTAGGTGAAGCTTATATTCAATACACATTAAAAAATACGTTTTTAAAAGTAGGAAGACAAATAATTGATACGCCTCATGCTGACAGTGACGATATCAGAATGGTTCCAAATCTTTTCGAAGGGGCTCTTTTGAAAAACAGTTCTTTTGAGAATTTCGATATTTTTATGATATATATAGACAAAATGGCAGGATGGGAAAACGGTACGGATGCAAAAAGATTTGTGAAAATTTCCGATGTTTTGGGAGTGGAAAAGGGTAATACGGCGATAAGTATACTTGGTGCCGAATATTCGGGCCTTTACTATCTTCCTATGCAGATCTGGTTTTACAATATAGATAATGTGGCGAATATAGTATATATGGAAGCTACTTACAACAAAATGATTGCTTACGATACCGATATCTCCATATCTATGCAACTTGACAGGGCACTTTCAACGGGTGAGAGGCTGGCAGGAGAGATAGATACCAAAACAGTGGGTGCTGCGGCAGAAATATCATTTGAGAGCATAGGGCTGAGACTCGGTATTGCTTATAACAGAGAGTTTGGCTCTTCCTCTTCTATGTTCAGTTTTGGAGGCGGTCCGTTTTTCACCTCCATGGAAGATCAAACCATTGATGCGGTCGCCGATGAAAATGCCGAAGCATATACCTTTGGAGGAGAGTATGAAGTTTATGATAATATTTCTGTTGGATTTTATCGCGGAGAGTTCAAGGCCGGCGATAACTCAGTATATCATACTGCGGAAACAGATGCATATATAGTTGCGAATCTGACTGAAAACATAGAAATAGAATCGGCTTTTGCAGCAGTAGACGACAAAACACAAAGCGATACGGATTATAATCAATTCAGAATGTTAGTAAAATACAGATTTTAG